The Solanum pennellii chromosome 4, SPENNV200 genomic interval aAGCATAAAGTGAATGTTGACTCAAGTGGAGATATTGCAAGAAAACATGAAGGAGAGAGGTGAAGTATTCCGGGTTGAGGAGTTTTCTTCTTCCGATTATTAGCAATCGGAGAAGAATCAAGGTTGGAATAGGGAAATGATTGAGGAGGGTTTCACCCACACTATCAATAGCAGGGTGGTAATCAAGGTTGGAAATGCCCAAAAGGCAAACAACCTTGGAAATCCTTTAAATATTGGGCAGAGCATAATGATCATGAAGAGTATCATACTCAATAGAGCGACAGTCAAAAATTAAGGGTAAATGCAGATAGCCCTAGAGTGAATGACTTGCTTACAAGAATCCTTGACAAATATGAAGGCTTTGACGATTTGTTAAAAGGAATGAGAGATGATTTTCTTCACTTAATAGAAAGGTGAATTCACATGAAAATGCAATAACGATGCTAGAAGGTCAACTAACTTCCTTAGGAACACAACTAGCATCGAAGTCAAGGATTGTAAACGATGACAAGGAGCTAGCAGTGGTTACCCATAGCGGGAAGGTAGCAAtaggaaaagatgttgaagcAAAAAAAACTCAACTCTGAGAATCAATGAGGTGAAGAAaatcaaagaaagaagaattttcaattctgcaaaacTTTAATCAAGAAACCTCATAAGGGACAAAATAACATAATGAAAACTCAAAAGTGGCAATGTTGATTCCCAAAGATCCCCCACCACTACCCCCAACGACTAAAAAAATGGAATGAAgatgaaaagttgaaaaattaTTATCGGTGTTTAAAATTCTATCTATCAATCTCCCCTTAGGGGACTCTTTGTTGGAAGTGTCTTGGTATGCCAAATTCATGAAAGATCTAGTCACAAAGAAAAGAGCTCTGGACTATGAAACAATTGAGATACCTCACAGATGCAGCCCGATAATGACTAAGGACCTGACTATAAATAAAGATCATGGGCCTTTTACAATTCCTTGAACCATTGTGATGCTCAAATTTGGAAAAGCTTTGTGCAACCTTGGAGCAAGTATCAACCTGAGGCTTTACACAACCTACAAGCAACTTGGATGAGGGGAACCAAAAGCCACAACAATGAGACTTTTAATGGACATATTAAACAAGCATCTTTTTGGAATCCTCTATAACATCTTAGTAAATGTGGATCGATTCATATTCATAGTCGATATCGTAATTTTAGATTGCGATGTTGATGCCGAAATGCCCATTTTATTGGGAAGACCTTTCTTAGCAATCGAAAGAGCATGGGTAGATGTTTAAAGTGGCAAGTTAGAGTTTTGAGTGAATGATGATGAGATGAAATTTAACATTTGCAAATCCATGAAGCAACCAAGTGACATCCATGTGGTAACCACTAAAGACATTATAGATGAAACAGTGGAAACTGTAACGACCCTAAAAATATAATTGGTCaaactagagcttcacatgCGCTGCATTAGTTAATAAAgtgttaatatatttaattttagcATTAGAAGTCAATTGGTGAAGTTTGGAAGCcaaacatcaaggaacgaccCAGACATTCAGAAACTAGCCTTGTGTGTGTTCTAGTATGTCCACGTATGTGGTAGGTGcttatgtgttttgtttgaagtttaaaatCAGTGGGAATAACCCTAGAACCTAGAGGCTCATGTTTAGGGTGAAAACACCCGGTTACGACTTCCTGGGAACCACCCTAAGGGTTcgcaaggaggacccaaacattggaaatgcaagctgcccaaggcagcaagGTTTTGTTCCTTGGTAAAACACAGGCGCGTCGGTACAGGTCACGCACCCCTCTGTCGAGAATTTAATTTCCAAATCATGTGGGAGCAATAATTCTGAAAAGTTATGTGTAGTTTGAGTTGTCTAAAGTGGTCCAATCaatgtaggggtgttttgggtatttcagGGGTGTGTTATATACtgattttaggtcattatacaCCTATTCCCCCAACCAAATACCCCAAGATgtaatttagaaatcaaaaatttcaaaaccctcAGAAGTTCTCTCCCGAAAGCTCTCCCATAGTCCATTGGAGCTAGAACTCAAGGTGGAGCTGGGGTTGAAGGTTGCGGACGTTTTCTTCACCAAATTACGTGGGTTTTTTCATATTAAGGTATGTTAGATTATCCTCGACTATTCTTTCATTCAACGATCCCATTTCAAGAcgtttcaaaaagggttttcaaactccaacttcttctattttgaactataagcatgggtcttccatgaaattttttaatgaatgtaatatgatatttttcaatgtttgttgatgatttaagttttaaaaaaactcaatGACCAAATACTCAATACAATTCCTCAATTTTTGGCATATGAAGTGGGTTTTAtgtgtattattttataattttagaacTATGGTTTTCTCTGTATTATATTGTGGTTATCTACTACCTTGTtatgctttattattattttttggtgaaatattgagaaaaggtTTTAAATTCTTGGAGAAGGGTAAGTTGTTCTATCTTGGTTAAGTTATATTTAGTGTTATGGTCCACCTTATGTGGCAGTGTTTTTCTGAAGTATATAAATTTATACGTGTATTGTGAGAATATAATTCAAGGAATGCTATGTGAAGTTAAAGGGgtgattttgatatgtatatgcATGACGTGTATTAGAAGGTTGAATGAGTATCTAGAAGAGTTtttgtctaaatgaagtatgtatactctatgtgaagtatgatgtaTGTTAATCATGTTAAATGTTTGTATGAGCATGTCTAGAAGTAAATTATGTGAACAAATGTGATTAGTTGTAAAGAGTGCTCAGATATACTCATATACACTTTGAATTTATgaaatgaatatatgaataaaataggggattgtagggtagacactcttcgtgagtggagatgaagtgtctagaccatcCTTACTATTCCTATAGTATGCAAAGGAAGATTCTGAGGTGAaaactcttcgtgagttgagatgaagtgtttagaaTCAACCTCACTGTTCCCaatgagctttctaagataggatGGAGGTTGATGCGCTtaatgagttgagatgtggtattcaaaagtaacctctagggataagtacacatcgtgagttgagatgtggtactAAATAGCTATCCCTGAAACTATAATCTTTGAAAGTTTAAGTCCCTGTGGTggatttatgcttagcaccgagaggatttgaaggaGATGTGggtacacttcgtgagtagagatgtcgTATCCAAAattacctcttgagatgagtactcttcATTAATTGTTAGTCAcgtagtagcaatctccttatcccttaactatgtgcccgagTAAGTATAGCTATTGGAGATTCCATACAAAGTATAAAGTTTGactctaccttaggcaagtggggatcccttaTCCGGTAAGGATTAATACCGGGATTTCATGTCTatatctcatggtctatgtcagttaaatcTAGGTCCCACAAATGAATGTAAATGACctaagtcttcttaagggtgtactacttagggtaggtggttgaaTGGGAAGCTAtatatccattgcacaagtacgCATTTGGATGGAGTCTTGGTGTCCCCTTATATGTAAATGCATGAATGGGTCATGATTTGATATAAATGAAAGTTATTTGACTTTAAGTCTTATGTTTAAACAAGCAGGTTGAATTTTTGTTGTATctgatgaagttatgattaaTGATTTTGGTGTTCTTGATCAAATGGAAACATTCGAGGAACACAATATGGAAGTattagtatgggatgctactctcacatttcACTTAGTGTAACTTACGAATCCCATTGGAGAAGGGAACTTATATGATGTTCTTAAATGCAAATATGTTCCTCCAGTGCCTTAAGtattgaatgttgacttgttaaaTTAAATGAGGTATGTATGTccttggtagtcttaaggatcacttggGTGTGTAGTCAAGAGATTGTATGGGCGATTTCTTCATTTCTATcctaagtgagtcttaggataacttgggATGTGAAGAGTTTGTTTCAAGTGGGTTCACTGCAAGTATGTTCTTATGTAAAGAAGAATGGATATTTTGCTTTAAGTGCTAAATTTTGTCTTTAAATGATGCCTTGTAACTTTATTCATGAAGCTTTTATAAAAATAGCATGACTTGTATGTTTCAATtaaattgtccctttttgcatggttttgCATAtgacatactcagtacattttttgtgctaaccccatacttttctatactctaaaAGTATATCTTGGAAGCAAGTTGAAGGTTAGAAGGAAGGCTtggaatcgactctctcaagactaagtatgtccttaTATATTCAAGAGCATAGTCTATATTTCGTTATTTCCTTCTTTTAAGAATTGTTAAGACTTATTAGGCATtctctttcaatgtaaagggtcgcgtccctaagatatttatgtcgtatctttaagttggcttgtgacaatGAGACAATcctttagtatttataaaagatgttttcttttccttattattatatatcataaaaagttttaaattccgcactacttttcatttcttatgtaatgaatgatatcTCACAGActagtacaagaccttcgaaagGTCGAGTACACCTTGTTCCGACCTATGGGTTAACCTAACTTCTAAAGTGTACTTGCGGGtcattacaaacttggtatcagagcataaggttttgggaaatagtttaagGTAGAAtgtctcacaagccacatctagtacagtcttgttcattggtgtgagtAGCGACACATCTGTGGAcgagaggctataagacgatagaagtttcactttcttcattattcttATATTGTGCCTTAGCGTTGAGTTCTATaagatgtctctctcaacctcTCTCTTTGTGTGTATAGGACATTAATATGATAAGGACACCCGTTAGAAGAGAGGAGGGAGAAATAGCTAAGGAGAGAATTCCCCTACAAAATGAGCATGTCCCTATAGTCGACCAAGAGGGTGTAAATAAAGAGGTTCCCCCTTTGGAACCTCCAGTGCCCCAAATGCCTTTAATTCCCAAAGGTGCTCAAGCTCCCTATATTGAAGGGGATATGACTAATGTGGAGATAAGTGTTGCTCTTTGATTTTTGACTCAACTTATGACGACTCAAGATCAAGTCGTCACTAATAATGTGGTTGCCCAAGTAAAACTTGGAGTTGGACCTCAACCTAATGCAAGTACAATCGCTTCTAGAATTCatgatttcatgaggatgaactcTCCTACTTTCCATGGCACTAATATGAATGAAGATCCACAAGGCTTTATATATGAGGTATTCAAAGTTGTGGATGCTATGAGTGTTACTCCTAAAGAGCAAGCGGAATTAGTTGCTTACCAACTAAAAGATGGGTTCAAGTGTGTTTTAAGAAATGGAGGGATGAAAGACCCTTAAGGGAAGTTCCGGTATATTGGGAAGTGTTCAAAACCTCCTTTCTCGATAGGTTATTTCCTATAGAGTTGAGGGAGAGAAAGTTAGTGAAATTCATGAAACTTCGCCAAGGGGGAAAGAGTGTGAAGAAGTATTTTCTAaatttcacccaactctctaagtatgcccaACTTTGGTAGCCAACTCTAGGGCTAGAATAAATAAGTTCCTGGGATTTCTAGCATGGTTGAAAAAGAATGTCAAACGGCAATGTTCcataatgatatggatatctctaggctcatggtgtatACTCAACAAATTGAGGAATCCAAATTGAGGGAGATGCATAGTGATGGAAAGAGGCCTAGGTCGGATGAACCAAGTCAaccaaaaattaagaaaaggtTCTACAATCCAGAATCTCCCGTGGGGAACAATTATAGGGTGTCCAACAAAAATTCTCAAGGTGGTGGTTATGCTTTTGAGAGGCCTAGGTGTACTAGTTGTTGGAAACAACACTTAGGTAGGTGTCTTGCCGGCACTTATGGTTGCTTTGAATGTGGTAATACTGGTCATAAGATGAGAGATTTCCCTTGTCTCAAGGAAACGGGGAAAGAGGTCAACCAATCTCCTCATGGTGGTCTGGATCCCAACTCCAAAGACGAATCATTTCTATGCA includes:
- the LOC114076856 gene encoding uncharacterized protein LOC114076856, producing MTTQDQVVTNNVVAQVKLGVGPQPNASTIASRIHDFMRMNSPTFHGTNMNEDPQGFIYEVFKVVDAMSVTPKEQAELVAYQLKDGFKLMVYTQQIEESKLREMHSDGKRPRSDEPSQPKIKKRFYNPESPVGNNYRVSNKNSQGGGYAFERPRCTSCWKQHLGRCLAGTYGCFECGNTGHKMRDFPCLKETGKEVNQSPHGGLDPNSKDESFLCTRS